One window from the genome of Amycolatopsis sp. NBC_01480 encodes:
- a CDS encoding PH-like domain-containing protein, with translation MDRVLLTLGIVVFFLLCLWGMWLGWRRKSRAQSVLVPPFPEIPAEPGEIRLESTGLYVSTTTAGNWQDRVVTRGAGLRSGAVWRLHPGGVAVERGGAPDFWIPREAVTGVRRDSRIAGKVMGTDALLIITWRAGETELDTGFRGDELDDYPLWIAQLLSPGSGGGAPGGGVGARPRHNTDHDIKGGAQ, from the coding sequence ATGGACCGCGTCCTGCTCACCCTGGGGATCGTCGTCTTCTTCCTGCTCTGCCTGTGGGGCATGTGGCTGGGCTGGCGGCGCAAGTCCCGCGCGCAGAGCGTGCTGGTGCCGCCGTTCCCGGAGATTCCCGCCGAGCCCGGCGAGATCCGGCTGGAGTCGACCGGGCTCTACGTCAGCACGACCACGGCGGGCAACTGGCAGGACCGCGTGGTCACCCGCGGCGCCGGGCTGCGCAGCGGCGCGGTCTGGCGGCTGCACCCCGGCGGCGTCGCCGTGGAGCGCGGCGGCGCGCCGGACTTCTGGATCCCGCGTGAGGCGGTCACCGGGGTCCGTCGCGACTCGCGGATCGCCGGGAAGGTGATGGGCACCGACGCGTTGCTCATCATCACCTGGCGCGCCGGTGAGACCGAGCTGGACACCGGTTTCCGCGGCGACGAACTCGACGACTATCCACTGTGGATCGCTCAACTTCTTTCCCCGGGGTCCGGGGGCGGCGCCCCCGGCGGGGGCGTAGGGGCTCGGCCCCGACACAACACTGATCACGACATCAAGGGAGGTGCCCAATGA
- the bldD gene encoding transcriptional regulator BldD, translating into MGDYAKALGAKLRGIRQQQGLSLHGVEQKSGGRWKAVVVGSYERGDRAVTVQKLAELADFYGVPVVELLPEGRVPSGAEPATKIVINLERLQQLPAEKVGPLARYAATIQSQRGDYNGKVLSIRTEDLRSLAIIYDMTPGELTEQLIDWGVLPPEARPSKED; encoded by the coding sequence ATGGGCGATTACGCCAAGGCGCTCGGGGCCAAGCTCCGCGGGATCCGCCAGCAGCAGGGCCTTTCCCTGCACGGGGTCGAGCAGAAGTCGGGCGGCCGCTGGAAGGCCGTCGTCGTCGGCTCGTACGAGCGTGGCGATCGGGCCGTCACCGTCCAGAAGCTGGCCGAGCTGGCCGACTTCTACGGCGTGCCGGTGGTCGAACTGCTGCCGGAGGGCCGCGTGCCCTCGGGCGCCGAGCCCGCCACGAAGATCGTGATCAACCTGGAGCGGCTCCAGCAGCTGCCCGCGGAGAAGGTCGGCCCGCTCGCGCGGTACGCGGCGACGATCCAGAGCCAGCGCGGGGACTACAACGGCAAGGTGCTCTCGATCCGCACCGAGGACCTGCGGTCGCTGGCCATCATCTACGACATGACCCCCGGCGAGCTCACCGAGCAGCTGATCGACTGGGGCGTCCTGCCGCCAGAGGCCCGTCCGTCCAAAGAAGACTGA
- a CDS encoding aspartate carbamoyltransferase catalytic subunit has protein sequence MKHLLATDGLDADTATAILDTADELKHTLLGREVKKLPTLRGRTVITLFYENSTRTRVSFEIAGKWMSADVVNVSAASSSVNKGESLRDTALTLAAAGADCVIIRHPASGAAHRLSGWLAEAGTAVVNAGDGTHEHPTQALLDAATLRERLGSLAGRRVAIVGDVLHSRVARSNIHLLSTLGVEVVLVAPPTLLPVGVETLPVTVSHDLDAELPAVDAVMMLRVQAERMTGGFFPSSREYSISYGLSERRLALLPEHAVVLHPGPMLRGMEIASAVADSPASAITEQVRNGVHVRMAVLYHLLASEGAAA, from the coding sequence GTGAAGCACCTGCTCGCCACGGACGGGCTGGACGCCGATACCGCCACAGCCATCCTCGACACCGCCGACGAGCTGAAGCACACGCTGCTCGGCCGCGAGGTCAAGAAGCTGCCGACGCTGCGCGGCCGCACGGTGATCACGCTGTTCTACGAGAACTCCACCCGCACCCGGGTCTCGTTCGAGATCGCGGGCAAGTGGATGAGCGCCGACGTGGTCAACGTCTCGGCGGCCAGCTCGTCGGTGAACAAGGGGGAGTCGCTGCGGGACACCGCGCTCACCCTGGCCGCCGCGGGCGCCGACTGCGTGATCATCCGCCACCCCGCCTCCGGCGCCGCCCACCGGCTGTCCGGCTGGCTGGCCGAGGCGGGCACCGCCGTGGTGAACGCGGGCGACGGCACGCACGAGCACCCGACGCAGGCGCTGCTCGACGCCGCGACCCTTCGGGAGCGGCTCGGCTCGCTGGCCGGGCGCCGGGTGGCGATCGTCGGCGACGTGCTGCACAGCCGCGTCGCGCGCTCGAACATCCACCTGCTCAGCACCCTCGGCGTGGAGGTGGTGCTGGTCGCGCCGCCGACGCTGCTGCCGGTCGGCGTCGAGACGCTGCCGGTCACGGTCTCGCACGACCTGGACGCCGAGTTGCCGGCCGTCGACGCGGTGATGATGCTGCGGGTGCAGGCCGAGCGGATGACCGGCGGGTTCTTCCCCTCGTCGCGGGAGTACTCGATCTCGTACGGGCTGTCCGAGCGACGCCTGGCGCTGCTGCCGGAGCACGCCGTGGTGCTGCACCCCGGCCCGATGCTGCGCGGGATGGAGATCGCCTCGGCGGTCGCCGACTCCCCGGCCTCGGCCATCACCGAACAGGTCCGCAACGGCGTCCACGTGCGCATGGCGGTCCTCTACCACCTCTTGGCCAGTGAAGGAGCGGCTGCGTGA
- a CDS encoding dihydroorotase, which yields MTLVIKGARPYGEGDPVDVLVEDGVITAIGAVEVPDGAEVLEAAGQVLLPGFVDLHTHLREPGREDTETIETGSAAAALGGYTAVFAMANTDPVADNSLVVDHVWRRGQEVGLVDVHPVGAVTVGLKGEKLAELGTMAKGAAQVKVFSDDGLCVADPLLMRRALEYSTALDAVIAQHAEEPRLTIGAQAHEGEQAARLGYPGWPASAEESIVARDCLLAQHAKARLHVCHVSTAGTVDVLRWAKERGTKVSAEVTPHHLLLTDERLATYDPVNKVNPPLRTGGDIEKLRAALAEGVIDCVATDHAPHAVQDKDTEWSAARPGMLGLQTALSVVAETMVKTGLLDWRGVARVLSERPAAIGSLPDHGRPIEAGEPANLTLVDPDAEWTVRGAELASISANTPYEGMRLPGVVTATVLRGRITAREGKIC from the coding sequence GTGACTCTCGTGATCAAGGGCGCCCGCCCGTACGGGGAAGGCGATCCGGTGGACGTCCTCGTCGAGGACGGGGTGATCACCGCGATCGGCGCGGTCGAGGTGCCGGACGGCGCCGAGGTGCTCGAAGCCGCGGGCCAGGTCCTGCTGCCCGGTTTCGTCGACCTGCACACCCACCTGCGCGAGCCCGGCCGCGAGGACACCGAGACGATCGAGACCGGCTCGGCCGCCGCGGCGCTGGGCGGCTACACCGCCGTGTTCGCCATGGCCAACACCGACCCGGTGGCCGACAACTCGCTGGTCGTCGACCACGTGTGGCGGCGCGGGCAGGAGGTCGGCCTGGTCGACGTGCACCCGGTCGGCGCGGTCACGGTCGGGCTCAAGGGCGAGAAGCTCGCCGAGCTCGGCACCATGGCCAAGGGCGCCGCGCAGGTGAAGGTGTTCTCCGACGACGGCCTCTGCGTCGCCGACCCGCTGCTGATGCGCCGGGCGCTGGAGTACTCCACCGCGCTCGACGCGGTGATCGCCCAGCACGCCGAGGAGCCGCGGCTGACCATCGGCGCGCAGGCGCACGAGGGCGAGCAGGCTGCGCGGCTGGGCTACCCGGGCTGGCCGGCGTCGGCCGAGGAGTCGATCGTGGCGCGCGACTGCCTGCTCGCGCAGCACGCGAAGGCCCGGCTGCACGTCTGCCACGTCTCCACCGCGGGCACCGTCGACGTGCTGCGGTGGGCGAAAGAGCGCGGCACCAAGGTTTCGGCCGAGGTGACGCCGCACCACCTGCTGCTCACCGACGAGCGCCTGGCCACCTACGACCCGGTGAACAAGGTGAACCCGCCGCTGCGCACCGGGGGCGACATCGAGAAGCTGCGCGCCGCGCTGGCCGAGGGCGTGATCGACTGCGTCGCCACCGACCACGCCCCGCACGCCGTGCAGGACAAGGACACCGAGTGGAGCGCCGCGCGGCCGGGCATGCTCGGCCTGCAGACCGCGCTTTCGGTGGTCGCCGAGACGATGGTGAAGACCGGCCTGCTCGACTGGCGCGGGGTGGCCCGGGTACTGAGCGAGCGGCCCGCCGCGATCGGCAGCCTGCCCGACCACGGCCGCCCGATCGAGGCCGGCGAGCCCGCCAACCTGACCCTGGTCGACCCGGACGCCGAGTGGACCGTGCGCGGCGCCGAGCTGGCCAGTATCTCCGCCAACACCCCGTACGAGGGAATGCGCCTGCCCGGCGTGGTGACGGCGACCGTGCTGCGCGGGCGGATCACCGCGCGCGAAGGGAAGATCTGCTGA
- the pyrR gene encoding bifunctional pyr operon transcriptional regulator/uracil phosphoribosyltransferase PyrR, whose amino-acid sequence MSSRPRGAAVPAGERELLSAGDVARTIARMAHQVIEKTAGPPGDTAPPVLLGIPTRGTPLALRLAEKIGEFAGTTPPTGALDVTLYRDDLRRRPPRALEQTQLPATGIDDRLVILVDDVLFSGRTIRAALDALRDQGRPRAVQLAVLVDRGHRELPIRADYVGKNVPTARAEGVSVLLTETDGRDAVLLRAPEGETR is encoded by the coding sequence TTGTCGTCACGTCCGCGTGGCGCGGCGGTGCCGGCCGGGGAGCGCGAGCTCCTTTCCGCCGGCGATGTCGCGCGCACCATCGCCCGGATGGCCCACCAGGTCATCGAGAAGACCGCCGGTCCACCGGGTGACACCGCACCCCCGGTGCTGCTGGGCATTCCCACCCGCGGCACCCCGCTGGCCCTTCGGCTGGCCGAAAAGATCGGCGAGTTCGCCGGCACCACACCCCCCACGGGCGCCCTCGACGTCACCCTGTACCGCGACGACCTGCGCCGCCGTCCGCCGCGCGCGCTGGAGCAGACGCAGCTGCCCGCGACCGGCATCGACGACCGGCTGGTGATCCTGGTCGACGACGTGCTGTTCTCCGGGCGCACCATCCGCGCCGCGCTCGACGCACTGCGCGACCAGGGCCGCCCCCGCGCCGTCCAGCTCGCCGTGCTGGTCGACCGCGGCCACCGGGAGCTGCCGATCCGCGCGGACTACGTCGGGAAGAACGTGCCCACCGCACGGGCCGAGGGCGTGTCCGTGCTGCTGACCGAAACGGACGGCCGGGACGCGGTCCTGCTCCGCGCCCCGGAAGGAGAGACCCGGTGA
- the nusB gene encoding transcription antitermination factor NusB, which translates to MPEKLPPHPNRGGSISRRQARRRAVEMLYEAAQRDADAVTLLADRVGAVEVDPVADYTITVVEGVTTRREQIDELLSEHSQGWTLDRMPPVDLAVLRVGVYEMLWSGDVPDAVAIDEAVGLAKELSTDDSPRFVNGVLGRIGTIADRLRAVL; encoded by the coding sequence ATGCCGGAGAAGCTGCCGCCGCACCCGAACCGCGGCGGGTCGATCAGCCGCCGGCAGGCCCGCCGCCGGGCGGTCGAAATGCTGTACGAGGCCGCCCAGCGCGACGCCGACGCGGTCACGCTGCTGGCGGACCGGGTCGGCGCGGTGGAGGTCGACCCGGTGGCGGACTACACGATCACGGTCGTGGAGGGCGTCACCACGCGGCGGGAGCAGATCGACGAGCTGCTGTCCGAGCACTCGCAGGGCTGGACCCTGGACCGGATGCCGCCGGTCGACCTGGCGGTGCTGCGCGTGGGCGTCTACGAAATGCTGTGGTCGGGCGACGTGCCGGACGCGGTCGCCATCGACGAGGCCGTCGGCCTGGCCAAAGAACTCTCCACGGACGACTCGCCCCGCTTCGTCAACGGCGTGCTGGGCCGCATCGGCACGATCGCCGACCGGCTCCGCGCGGTCCTGTAG